In Gigantopelta aegis isolate Gae_Host chromosome 6, Gae_host_genome, whole genome shotgun sequence, the following are encoded in one genomic region:
- the LOC121373930 gene encoding transitional endoplasmic reticulum ATPase isoform X1, whose protein sequence is MTDTANDDLATAILKKKDRPNRLLVEEAINEDNSVVSLSQKKMDELQLFRGDTVLLKGKRRRETVCIVLSDDTVTDDKIRINRCVRNNLRVRLGDIVSIQACPDVKYGKRIHVLPIDDTVEGLTGNLFEVYLKPYFMEAYRPIRKGDIFLVRGGMRAVEFKVIETDPSPYCIVAPDTVIHCEGEPVKREEEEEALLEVGYDDIGGCRKQLAQIKEMVELPLRHPQLFKAIGVKPPRGIMLYGPPGTGKTLIARAVANETGAFFFLINGPEIMSKLAGESESNLRKAFEEAEKNAPAIIFIDELDAIAPKREKTHGEVERRIVSQLLTLMDGLKQRSHVIVMAATNRPNSVDSALRRFGRFDREVDIGIPDATGRLEILRIHTKNMKLSDDVDLEQIAAETHGHVGADVAALCSEAALQQIREKMDLIDLDDDTIDAEVLDSLAVTMDNFRWALSKSNPSALRETSVEVPNVSWDDVGGLENVKRELQELVQYPVEHPEKFLKFGMTPSKGVLFYGPPGCGKTLLAKAIANECQANFISIKGPELLTMWFGESEANVRDIFDKARSAAPCVLFFDELDSIAKARGGNAGDGGGAADRVINQLLTEMDGMSSKKNVFIIGATNRPDIIDPAILRPGRLDQLIYIPLPDDKSRIQILKANLRKSPVAKDVDLDYLAKVTHGFSGADLTEICQRACKLAIRDSIEAEIRYEKQRAENPDADMEMDDYDPVPEIVRAHFEESMKYARRSVSDNDIRKYEMFAQTLQQSRGFGGNFRFPGQTGGPSQGPSQGGSESGNFAQQDDDDLYS, encoded by the exons atgacCGATACAGCTAA TGATGATTTGGCCACAGCAATCTTGAAGAAGAAAGATCGACCAAACAGACTTCTTGTCGAAGAAGCTATCAATGAAGACAATTCAGTGGTTTCTCTGTCACag AAAAAGATGGACGAGCTCCAGCTTTTCAGAGGTGACACAGTTCTCTTAAAAGGAAAGAGACGAAGAGAAACAGTGTGTATAGTGCTTTCAGATGACACAGTTACTGATGACAAAATCAGAATAAACAGATGTGTTAGAAATAATCTGAGAGTTCGTTTGGGTGATATAGTGAG tatacaaGCCTGTCCAGATGTTAAGTATGGAAAAAGAATTCACGTTCTCCCAATCGATGACACTGTTGAAGGTCTCACTGG caACTTGTTTGAGGTTTATTTGAAACCTTACTTCATGGAAGCATACAGACCAATCAGAAAAGGCGATATATTCTTGGTTCGAGGAGGCATGCGAGCTGTTGAGTTCAAAGTAATCGAGACTGATCCATCTCCATACTGCATTGTTGCACCCGACACAGTCATTCATTGTGAAGGAGAGCCTGTTAAAAGAGAG GAAGAGGAAGAGGCTTTGTTGGAAGTTGGCTATGATGATATTGGTGGTTGTCGTAAACAGCTTGCACAGATCAAAGAAATGGTGGAGCTGCCACTCAGACATCCACAACTCTTCAAAGCAATTGGTGTTAAG CCCCCTAGAGGTATCATGTTGTATGGTCCGCCTGGAACTGGTAAAACACTCATTGCTAGAGCTGTTGCTAATGAAACTGGAGCATTTTTCTTTTTGATAAATG GCCCTGAGATTATGAGTAAGCTTGCTGGCGAGTCCGAAAGTAACTTGAGAAAAGCATTTGAAGAAGCAGAAAAGAATGCACCagccattatttttattgatgaaCTTGATGCCATCGCACCAAAGAGAGAAAAG acACATGGTGAAGTAGAAAGGCGAATTGTTTCACAGTTACTAACTCTCATGGATGGTTTGAAGCAGCGATCCCATGTTATTGTCATGGCGGCAACAAACAGACCAAACAGTGTAGATTCAGCACTCAGAAGATTTG GTCGATTTGACAGAGAGGTTGATATTGGCATTCCTGATGCCACCGGCAGACTTGAAATCCTCAGAATCCACACAAAAAATATGAAACTGTCTGATGATGTAGACTTGGAACAG ATTGCTGCAGAAACCCACGGTCACGTTGGTGCCGACGTGGCAGCGCTGTGCTCCGAGGCAGCTCTTCAGCAGATCCGTGAGAAAATGGACCTCATTGATCTTGATGATGACACTATTGACGCAGAGGTTCTCGATTCACTGGCCGTCACGATGGATAACTTCAGG tgGGCTTTGAGCAAGAGTAATCCAAGTGCTCTGAGAGAGACATCGGTGGAGGTGCCCAATGTATCCTGGGATGATGTTGGTGGTCTGGAAAATGTCAAGAGAGAGTTGCAAGAGCTTGTTCAG TATCCAGTGGAGCATCCGGAGAAGTTCCTCAAGTTTGGCATGACTCCATCGAAGGGTGTGTTGTTCTATGGACCACCTGGGTGTGGTAAGACACTGCTCGCTAAGGCCATCGCCAATGAATGTCAGGCCAACTTCATCTCCATCAAGGGACCTGAGTTGCTCACCATGTGGTTTGGAGAGTCTGAAGCTAATGTCCGAGACATTTTCGACAAG gCACGATCTGCTGCACCTTGTGTCCTGTTCTTTGATGAGCTGGATTCAATAGCAAAGGCAAGAGGAGGAAATGCTGGAGATGGag GTGGAGCTGCTGACCGAGTGATCAACCAGCTGTTGACAGAAATGGACGGTATGAGttcaaagaaaaatgttttcatcATTGGTGCAACAAACAG GCCTGATATCATTGATCCTGCTATTCTGCGACCTGGTCGTTTAGATCAGCTTATCTACATTCCCCTGCCAGATGACAAATCACGAATCCAGATTCTCAAAGCTAATCTCAGAAAATCCCCAGTTGCAAAG gatgTTGATTTGGACTATTTAGCCAAGGTGACCCATGGTTTCAGTGGAGCTGATTTGACAGAAATTTGTCAGAGAGCTTGTAAGCTGGCAATTCGTGATTCTATTGAAGCTGAGATCCGCTATGAAAAGCAGCGAGCAGAAAATCCAGATGCAGATATG GAGATGGATGATTATGATCCAGTGCCAGAGATTGTAAGAGCTCACTTTGAAGAGTCGATGAAATATGCCAGACGTTCAGTCAGTGATAACGACATCCGCAAATACGAAATGTTCGCACAGACACTACAACAAAGTAGAGGATTTGGCGGAAACTTCAG
- the LOC121373930 gene encoding transitional endoplasmic reticulum ATPase isoform X2: MDESDDLATAILKKKDRPNRLLVEEAINEDNSVVSLSQKKMDELQLFRGDTVLLKGKRRRETVCIVLSDDTVTDDKIRINRCVRNNLRVRLGDIVSIQACPDVKYGKRIHVLPIDDTVEGLTGNLFEVYLKPYFMEAYRPIRKGDIFLVRGGMRAVEFKVIETDPSPYCIVAPDTVIHCEGEPVKREEEEEALLEVGYDDIGGCRKQLAQIKEMVELPLRHPQLFKAIGVKPPRGIMLYGPPGTGKTLIARAVANETGAFFFLINGPEIMSKLAGESESNLRKAFEEAEKNAPAIIFIDELDAIAPKREKTHGEVERRIVSQLLTLMDGLKQRSHVIVMAATNRPNSVDSALRRFGRFDREVDIGIPDATGRLEILRIHTKNMKLSDDVDLEQIAAETHGHVGADVAALCSEAALQQIREKMDLIDLDDDTIDAEVLDSLAVTMDNFRWALSKSNPSALRETSVEVPNVSWDDVGGLENVKRELQELVQYPVEHPEKFLKFGMTPSKGVLFYGPPGCGKTLLAKAIANECQANFISIKGPELLTMWFGESEANVRDIFDKARSAAPCVLFFDELDSIAKARGGNAGDGGGAADRVINQLLTEMDGMSSKKNVFIIGATNRPDIIDPAILRPGRLDQLIYIPLPDDKSRIQILKANLRKSPVAKDVDLDYLAKVTHGFSGADLTEICQRACKLAIRDSIEAEIRYEKQRAENPDADMEMDDYDPVPEIVRAHFEESMKYARRSVSDNDIRKYEMFAQTLQQSRGFGGNFRFPGQTGGPSQGPSQGGSESGNFAQQDDDDLYS; the protein is encoded by the exons ATGGATGAAAG TGATGATTTGGCCACAGCAATCTTGAAGAAGAAAGATCGACCAAACAGACTTCTTGTCGAAGAAGCTATCAATGAAGACAATTCAGTGGTTTCTCTGTCACag AAAAAGATGGACGAGCTCCAGCTTTTCAGAGGTGACACAGTTCTCTTAAAAGGAAAGAGACGAAGAGAAACAGTGTGTATAGTGCTTTCAGATGACACAGTTACTGATGACAAAATCAGAATAAACAGATGTGTTAGAAATAATCTGAGAGTTCGTTTGGGTGATATAGTGAG tatacaaGCCTGTCCAGATGTTAAGTATGGAAAAAGAATTCACGTTCTCCCAATCGATGACACTGTTGAAGGTCTCACTGG caACTTGTTTGAGGTTTATTTGAAACCTTACTTCATGGAAGCATACAGACCAATCAGAAAAGGCGATATATTCTTGGTTCGAGGAGGCATGCGAGCTGTTGAGTTCAAAGTAATCGAGACTGATCCATCTCCATACTGCATTGTTGCACCCGACACAGTCATTCATTGTGAAGGAGAGCCTGTTAAAAGAGAG GAAGAGGAAGAGGCTTTGTTGGAAGTTGGCTATGATGATATTGGTGGTTGTCGTAAACAGCTTGCACAGATCAAAGAAATGGTGGAGCTGCCACTCAGACATCCACAACTCTTCAAAGCAATTGGTGTTAAG CCCCCTAGAGGTATCATGTTGTATGGTCCGCCTGGAACTGGTAAAACACTCATTGCTAGAGCTGTTGCTAATGAAACTGGAGCATTTTTCTTTTTGATAAATG GCCCTGAGATTATGAGTAAGCTTGCTGGCGAGTCCGAAAGTAACTTGAGAAAAGCATTTGAAGAAGCAGAAAAGAATGCACCagccattatttttattgatgaaCTTGATGCCATCGCACCAAAGAGAGAAAAG acACATGGTGAAGTAGAAAGGCGAATTGTTTCACAGTTACTAACTCTCATGGATGGTTTGAAGCAGCGATCCCATGTTATTGTCATGGCGGCAACAAACAGACCAAACAGTGTAGATTCAGCACTCAGAAGATTTG GTCGATTTGACAGAGAGGTTGATATTGGCATTCCTGATGCCACCGGCAGACTTGAAATCCTCAGAATCCACACAAAAAATATGAAACTGTCTGATGATGTAGACTTGGAACAG ATTGCTGCAGAAACCCACGGTCACGTTGGTGCCGACGTGGCAGCGCTGTGCTCCGAGGCAGCTCTTCAGCAGATCCGTGAGAAAATGGACCTCATTGATCTTGATGATGACACTATTGACGCAGAGGTTCTCGATTCACTGGCCGTCACGATGGATAACTTCAGG tgGGCTTTGAGCAAGAGTAATCCAAGTGCTCTGAGAGAGACATCGGTGGAGGTGCCCAATGTATCCTGGGATGATGTTGGTGGTCTGGAAAATGTCAAGAGAGAGTTGCAAGAGCTTGTTCAG TATCCAGTGGAGCATCCGGAGAAGTTCCTCAAGTTTGGCATGACTCCATCGAAGGGTGTGTTGTTCTATGGACCACCTGGGTGTGGTAAGACACTGCTCGCTAAGGCCATCGCCAATGAATGTCAGGCCAACTTCATCTCCATCAAGGGACCTGAGTTGCTCACCATGTGGTTTGGAGAGTCTGAAGCTAATGTCCGAGACATTTTCGACAAG gCACGATCTGCTGCACCTTGTGTCCTGTTCTTTGATGAGCTGGATTCAATAGCAAAGGCAAGAGGAGGAAATGCTGGAGATGGag GTGGAGCTGCTGACCGAGTGATCAACCAGCTGTTGACAGAAATGGACGGTATGAGttcaaagaaaaatgttttcatcATTGGTGCAACAAACAG GCCTGATATCATTGATCCTGCTATTCTGCGACCTGGTCGTTTAGATCAGCTTATCTACATTCCCCTGCCAGATGACAAATCACGAATCCAGATTCTCAAAGCTAATCTCAGAAAATCCCCAGTTGCAAAG gatgTTGATTTGGACTATTTAGCCAAGGTGACCCATGGTTTCAGTGGAGCTGATTTGACAGAAATTTGTCAGAGAGCTTGTAAGCTGGCAATTCGTGATTCTATTGAAGCTGAGATCCGCTATGAAAAGCAGCGAGCAGAAAATCCAGATGCAGATATG GAGATGGATGATTATGATCCAGTGCCAGAGATTGTAAGAGCTCACTTTGAAGAGTCGATGAAATATGCCAGACGTTCAGTCAGTGATAACGACATCCGCAAATACGAAATGTTCGCACAGACACTACAACAAAGTAGAGGATTTGGCGGAAACTTCAG